One segment of Gloeocapsa sp. PCC 7428 DNA contains the following:
- a CDS encoding tyrosinase family protein, with protein MKFLRRIKKTSLILFTLIAIATAALILILHLQNSHSYHPPSPTATVPPSVYPSPATNSSNLRVRKSVVQLTSAEKTAFIQALKTLKNTISPDSNLSVYDQFVLQHVLTMGFQKRLGATGPAQGNPAHSQPAFLPWHRQFLWQFEQELQKIDPTVTIPYWDWTDTQALEAILQPDFLGNSGQGVTVNISNQSYTGGVVSSEIFTDWKLNENIHFDPINMTSLGTKLLRFVGMPPCNQYPMSPSAVNQLLSINNYEVFNALIEGALVLNNKNEYFEGWTLHACAHSIIGGSIVDKDSPMRQTRILGTMDSIPSSPYDPIFWLNHANVDRLWAKWQDQGHTGESFYPKSGVPFGHNLHDPMWPWDGGLSQPGNYGLGNIRSMLKKTNVVVTPADVLNYRKLGYGYE; from the coding sequence ATGAAGTTTCTTCGCCGAATTAAAAAAACGTCATTAATATTATTTACACTGATTGCGATCGCAACCGCTGCACTGATCTTAATTCTTCATCTTCAAAACTCCCACTCCTATCACCCACCATCCCCAACCGCAACAGTTCCACCATCAGTTTACCCATCACCTGCTACCAATTCATCAAATTTGCGAGTCCGCAAGAGTGTAGTACAACTTACATCAGCCGAGAAAACAGCATTTATCCAAGCATTAAAAACCTTAAAAAATACTATTTCTCCAGATAGCAATCTGAGTGTTTACGACCAATTTGTATTGCAACACGTCTTAACGATGGGATTTCAAAAGCGCTTAGGCGCAACAGGTCCCGCCCAAGGTAATCCAGCCCACAGTCAACCCGCATTTTTACCTTGGCATCGTCAATTTCTATGGCAATTTGAACAAGAGTTACAAAAGATCGACCCTACAGTAACAATACCTTATTGGGATTGGACTGATACCCAAGCATTAGAAGCCATACTACAACCCGATTTTTTAGGAAATTCGGGTCAAGGCGTTACCGTTAATATATCGAATCAAAGTTATACCGGTGGCGTTGTTTCTTCTGAAATATTTACCGATTGGAAACTCAATGAAAACATTCATTTTGACCCAATCAACATGACTTCGTTAGGGACAAAGCTGCTACGATTTGTTGGAATGCCACCATGCAATCAGTATCCCATGTCGCCATCGGCAGTAAATCAACTTCTGAGTATCAACAACTACGAAGTTTTTAACGCACTGATTGAAGGTGCATTGGTATTAAATAACAAAAATGAATATTTTGAGGGATGGACATTACACGCCTGCGCGCATTCGATCATTGGCGGTAGCATCGTCGATAAAGATAGCCCCATGCGTCAAACTCGTATTTTAGGGACGATGGATAGTATTCCGAGTTCTCCCTACGATCCGATTTTTTGGCTGAATCATGCCAATGTAGATCGCCTTTGGGCAAAATGGCAAGATCAAGGTCATACTGGTGAGAGTTTTTATCCAAAATCCGGTGTACCCTTTGGACACAATCTGCACGACCCGATGTGGCCCTGGGATGGTGGATTATCCCAACCTGGTAATTATGGCTTGGGAAATATCAGATCGATGCTGAAAAAAACAAATGTTGTTGTCACGCCCGCAGATGTACTGAATTATCGAAAGCTGGGCTATGGCTATGAATAA